One stretch of Candidatus Hydrogenedentota bacterium DNA includes these proteins:
- a CDS encoding RND transporter, producing MQFNKAGRWFRAAGGLTLPLLLMACVTGPDYRRPELNPPAAYKSATDAEQAQPGLAEDWWRLFDDPDLDALMQEALSSNLDLKAAMARVEQSRAAAR from the coding sequence ATGCAGTTCAACAAGGCGGGAAGGTGGTTCCGCGCGGCAGGCGGCCTGACATTGCCGCTGTTGTTGATGGCTTGCGTCACCGGGCCGGACTATCGACGCCCTGAATTGAACCCGCCGGCCGCCTACAAGAGCGCGACAGACGCCGAGCAGGCGCAGCCCGGCCTTGCCGAGGACTGGTGGCGTCTTTTTGACGACCCGGACCTCGATGCGCTCATGCAAGAGGCGTTGTCATCGAATCTGGACCTGAAGGCTGCCATGGCCCGCGTGGAACAGTCACGGGCGGCCGCGCG
- a CDS encoding ABC transporter permease — protein sequence MLGNALLLALRELRRNKMRSFLTMLGIIIGVAAVIILVTLGGGATRQVTEQISSLGSNLMMVTPGRRMGPGQGGNSAPFKLADAEAITREITTLRAVAPVSSSSVTAIYGNENCSTQVTGTTPAYFDVVNRRLNEGRIFTDSESRSGVAVCIIGETIRANLFGGQDPIGSKIRVGKVSCEVIGLIQAKGQSTMGQDQDDIIIVPLRTFQRRIAGNDDVSLIQVSVKDGMSTDKVKVDIGRLMRVRRHLSANEDDNFNVMDLKEISTMLSGTTQVLTGLLSAVAAVSLLVGGIGIMNIMLVSVTERTREIGTRLAIGALEREVLLQFLVESVVLASFGGLIGIALALTASYGLAGVLKVPFVFNAPIVIVGFLFSGAIGVVFGYFPARKAARLDPIEALRHE from the coding sequence ATGCTGGGCAATGCACTCCTGCTCGCGCTGCGCGAGTTGCGCCGCAACAAGATGCGGTCTTTTCTGACCATGCTGGGCATCATAATCGGCGTAGCCGCCGTGATCATTCTGGTCACGCTCGGCGGCGGCGCCACGCGACAGGTCACGGAGCAGATATCGAGCTTGGGCAGCAACCTGATGATGGTGACACCGGGCAGACGCATGGGGCCGGGGCAAGGCGGCAACAGCGCCCCGTTCAAGCTGGCGGACGCGGAAGCCATCACGCGCGAAATTACGACGCTGCGGGCCGTGGCGCCCGTATCGTCCAGCAGCGTCACGGCCATCTACGGGAACGAGAACTGCTCCACGCAGGTGACGGGTACGACGCCCGCTTATTTTGACGTTGTCAACCGACGCTTGAACGAAGGACGCATCTTCACCGACTCGGAATCGCGGTCCGGTGTGGCCGTGTGCATTATCGGTGAGACCATCCGGGCCAACTTGTTCGGCGGACAGGACCCAATCGGCAGCAAGATCCGGGTGGGCAAGGTTTCCTGTGAGGTGATTGGGCTGATTCAAGCCAAGGGCCAATCGACCATGGGACAGGACCAGGACGATATCATCATCGTGCCGTTGCGCACTTTCCAGCGGCGCATCGCGGGCAACGACGACGTAAGCCTGATTCAAGTCTCCGTGAAGGACGGCATGTCCACGGACAAGGTGAAGGTGGATATTGGCCGGTTGATGCGCGTCCGCCGTCATCTCTCCGCGAACGAAGACGACAACTTCAACGTAATGGACCTGAAAGAGATCTCCACGATGCTTTCCGGCACGACGCAGGTGCTCACGGGCCTGTTGAGCGCGGTGGCGGCGGTGAGCCTGCTCGTGGGCGGGATTGGCATCATGAATATCATGCTCGTGTCGGTGACCGAACGGACGCGCGAAATCGGCACGCGCCTGGCCATCGGCGCGCTGGAGCGCGAGGTGCTGCTGCAGTTTCTGGTCGAGTCGGTCGTTTTGGCGTCGTTCGGCGGTCTGATTGGCATCGCGCTGGCCCTGACGGCGTCCTACGGTTTGGCGGGCGTGCTGAAGGTCCCCTTCGTGTTCAATGCGCCCATAGTCATAGTGGGTTTTCTCTTCTCCGGCGCCATCGGCGTTGTCTTTGGCTATTTCCCCGCGCGCAAGGCGGCCCGGCTCGATCCCATTGAGGCGCTGCGCCATGAGTAA
- a CDS encoding ABC transporter ATP-binding protein codes for MNPDDTDGSAGAPLIELAGVTKIYGVGTAAMEALRGVNLRIYPGEFVAVMGPSGSGKSTCMNILGCLDTPTSGAYRFCGVEVRTLTRNQRALLRRQYLGFVFQGFNLLNRTSALENVELPLIYRGEPVRARHKRARSAMDSVGLTGWEHHTPGELSGGQQQRVAIARAIVTEPLVLLADEPTGNLDSARSIEIMELLTTFNREQGITIVMVTHEADMAAFAKRTVHFKDGLISSDDGRKEHD; via the coding sequence ATGAACCCTGACGACACGGACGGAAGCGCGGGCGCGCCGCTGATTGAGCTGGCCGGCGTCACCAAGATTTATGGCGTCGGCACGGCTGCCATGGAAGCTCTGCGTGGCGTGAATCTGCGCATCTACCCCGGCGAATTCGTGGCCGTCATGGGACCCAGCGGCTCGGGCAAGAGCACGTGCATGAACATCCTCGGATGTCTGGATACGCCCACTTCTGGCGCCTACCGCTTTTGCGGTGTCGAGGTGCGTACCCTGACGCGCAATCAGCGGGCCCTTTTGCGCCGCCAGTATCTGGGTTTCGTGTTCCAGGGATTCAACCTGCTGAACCGAACCTCCGCGCTGGAGAATGTGGAGCTTCCCCTGATCTACCGGGGTGAACCTGTGCGCGCCCGGCATAAGCGGGCGCGCAGCGCCATGGACTCCGTCGGGTTGACGGGCTGGGAGCATCACACGCCGGGCGAGTTGTCCGGCGGCCAGCAGCAGCGTGTCGCCATCGCGCGCGCCATCGTGACGGAACCGCTCGTGCTGCTCGCAGACGAGCCGACCGGCAACCTGGATTCCGCGCGCAGCATCGAGATCATGGAACTATTGACCACGTTCAACCGGGAGCAGGGAATCACCATCGTCATGGTTACGCACGAGGCGGATATGGCCGCCTTCGCCAAGCGGACCGTGCATTTCAAGGACGGACTGATTTCCAGCGACGACGGGCGGAAGGAGCACGACTGA
- a CDS encoding efflux RND transporter periplasmic adaptor subunit, with product MSDPSKTKSADVAKALGAGKTRSRFRRVRNVLVLLLLAGVAVGYGVYRLNQKETNGVAYVTQAVRRGDLVVTVSATGTLEPIKQVEVGIEVSGTINEVEVDYNDTVEVGQVLARLDTSKLEAQALQSQAALEAAKARLLQAQATVQEAEAQMARLNEVRELSDGKMPSQSEFDTQRAAQARARADEASAKAAVSQAQASLDANRSDLEKAVVRSPINGVVLVRSIEPGQTVAAQFQSPVLFTLAEDLAQMELQVDVDEADVGVVREDQAATFTVDAYPDRQFPARTTQVRFGSETVDGVVTYKTVLKVDNSSLSLRPGMTATAQITVDKRENVLLVPNTALRFMPPQTHTQETSSSAGGLLSSILPHPPPPQSTPRETVGLRNKDQHVWVLREGQLTMVPITKGLSDGRMTEVTGGALEEGMDVVTDTEATAP from the coding sequence ATGAGTGATCCCAGCAAGACCAAAAGTGCAGACGTAGCGAAGGCCCTTGGTGCTGGCAAAACCCGCTCGAGATTTCGCCGCGTGAGGAATGTTCTCGTGCTACTCTTGTTAGCCGGGGTGGCGGTGGGTTATGGAGTATACCGTCTCAACCAGAAGGAGACGAACGGCGTCGCCTACGTCACGCAAGCGGTGCGCAGGGGCGACCTGGTGGTGACGGTGAGCGCAACTGGGACGCTCGAACCCATCAAGCAGGTGGAGGTGGGCATCGAGGTTTCGGGAACGATCAACGAGGTAGAAGTAGACTACAACGACACAGTGGAGGTGGGGCAGGTGCTGGCGCGGCTCGATACCTCGAAGCTGGAGGCTCAGGCACTGCAGTCGCAGGCGGCGCTCGAAGCCGCGAAAGCGAGACTGCTTCAGGCGCAGGCTACGGTGCAGGAGGCCGAGGCGCAGATGGCCCGGCTCAACGAGGTGCGCGAGTTGAGCGACGGTAAGATGCCGTCGCAGAGCGAATTTGACACGCAGCGGGCCGCGCAGGCGCGGGCGCGGGCGGACGAGGCCAGCGCGAAGGCGGCTGTGTCGCAGGCTCAGGCCTCGCTTGACGCGAACCGTTCCGACCTGGAGAAGGCGGTGGTGCGGTCGCCCATCAATGGGGTCGTGCTGGTGCGGTCCATCGAGCCGGGGCAGACGGTGGCCGCGCAATTCCAGTCGCCAGTGCTGTTCACATTGGCGGAGGACCTGGCGCAGATGGAACTCCAGGTGGACGTCGATGAGGCGGACGTGGGCGTGGTCCGGGAAGACCAAGCCGCGACCTTTACCGTAGACGCCTATCCGGACCGGCAGTTTCCCGCCCGCACGACGCAGGTGCGCTTCGGGTCGGAGACCGTCGACGGCGTCGTCACCTACAAGACGGTGCTGAAGGTAGACAATTCGAGCCTGTCGTTGCGGCCCGGAATGACCGCAACGGCCCAGATAACGGTGGACAAACGCGAGAACGTGCTGCTCGTTCCGAACACGGCATTGCGCTTCATGCCGCCGCAAACCCATACCCAGGAGACGTCGAGCAGTGCCGGTGGCCTCCTGTCCTCGATCCTGCCTCACCCGCCGCCGCCCCAGTCCACACCGCGCGAGACGGTTGGTCTGCGGAACAAGGACCAGCACGTGTGGGTTCTGCGCGAGGGCCAGCTTACGATGGTTCCCATCACCAAGGGACTGAGCGATGGCAGGATGACGGAAGTGACCGGCGGCGCGCTGGAAGAAGGCATGGACGTGGTCACCGACACGGAAGCGACAGCGCCATGA
- a CDS encoding efflux transporter outer membrane subunit, with translation SLLQATVQLESTRAQAADTLRQRTDLEHAIALLLGRAPADFSLEPRPLHGTPPAIPAGLPSDLLRRRPDVAEAEQNLIAACAEIGVAEADFFPSVRLTGSAGYQSSEMKGILDWHNLAWSLGPSISLPVLRGGALRANLEKAKARYQELDALYRNQVLIAFVDVEDSLTDLHLRGAAAASQAKAVEAAREYLRLTQIEYQTGLTDYLHVVNAEQTLLSNELSDIQILNQRMVSSVLLIKALGGGWDSEPQAPEPSGALSAGVAAERDPADPAHITARPH, from the coding sequence AGCCTGCTGCAGGCCACGGTGCAACTCGAATCGACGCGCGCTCAGGCCGCGGATACGCTCCGCCAGCGCACGGACCTCGAACATGCCATCGCACTCCTGCTGGGCCGTGCTCCGGCGGATTTCTCCCTCGAACCCCGTCCGCTTCATGGAACGCCACCGGCAATTCCAGCCGGGTTACCCTCGGACCTGCTCCGGCGCCGGCCCGATGTGGCCGAAGCGGAACAGAATCTTATCGCGGCCTGTGCCGAGATCGGTGTGGCAGAGGCGGATTTCTTTCCCAGCGTGCGGCTGACCGGGTCGGCGGGCTACCAGAGCAGCGAGATGAAGGGTATTCTCGACTGGCACAACCTGGCATGGTCGCTCGGACCGAGTATTTCCTTGCCCGTTCTCAGGGGGGGAGCATTGCGCGCGAACCTTGAAAAGGCGAAAGCGAGATACCAGGAACTCGACGCTCTATACCGCAACCAAGTGTTGATCGCCTTTGTGGACGTTGAAGACTCGTTGACCGATTTGCACTTGCGCGGGGCCGCAGCCGCATCGCAGGCAAAAGCGGTGGAAGCGGCACGAGAATACCTGCGCCTCACACAGATCGAGTATCAGACCGGCCTTACTGACTATTTGCACGTCGTGAACGCGGAGCAAACCCTGCTGTCCAACGAACTCTCTGATATTCAGATTCTGAACCAGCGCATGGTCTCGTCCGTACTCCTCATCAAGGCTCTTGGCGGCGGATGGGATTCGGAACCGCAGGCGCCGGAGCCCTCCGGCGCTTTGAGTGCGGGCGTCGCCGCCGAACGCGACCCCGCCGACCCGGCCCATATTACTGCCCGACCCCATTAA
- a CDS encoding HAMP domain-containing histidine kinase, with protein sequence MQSDSWDTPVTSALAKRLDSVRAEVETAMDAARARAAARLVRAGVAPGAQGRIESLLTASRKRVDELLGPRDKPEPAPALALGVPDLHALERLLSHVRHSVVRVCFYNLKLFCPSLVDEFDAHVAENIATSLRQLAPATNEIRAFFAMTLGGGRTVAAHFPVAQRRAESALGSLSAAAKPIETRIGDARTRREFAAAVPGHIDAVMAALAGIQAELDARKVAVSDLAREAVQLSGTETCAAGLEIMLETPPCPRVFGDAPRLLNVFLELIHNVVKYSGARTLRVGVSPTPDRLWVQTSFEDNGHGMSSGLLETCVARGVSTGGSGEGLPMVVAVVEGGHLGRFSIDSEEGSGCRATVRLPVKLQIGALQSGT encoded by the coding sequence ATGCAGTCGGATTCTTGGGACACGCCGGTCACATCGGCACTGGCGAAGCGGCTGGACTCCGTGCGCGCGGAAGTCGAGACCGCCATGGACGCGGCACGCGCGCGGGCGGCGGCGCGCCTGGTTCGTGCGGGTGTCGCGCCCGGCGCACAGGGGCGCATCGAGTCACTCCTGACCGCGTCGCGCAAGCGCGTGGATGAATTGCTCGGCCCGCGCGATAAACCGGAGCCGGCTCCAGCGCTTGCGCTTGGCGTGCCGGACCTGCACGCGCTGGAACGGCTCCTCTCCCACGTGCGTCACAGCGTCGTGCGCGTGTGCTTCTACAACCTGAAACTGTTCTGCCCGAGTCTTGTCGATGAATTTGACGCGCATGTGGCGGAGAACATCGCGACAAGCCTGCGCCAGCTTGCCCCGGCCACCAATGAAATCCGCGCCTTTTTCGCCATGACGCTCGGCGGCGGACGCACCGTCGCCGCGCATTTTCCCGTCGCGCAGCGCCGTGCCGAGTCCGCCCTCGGCTCACTATCCGCCGCCGCAAAACCCATCGAGACGCGTATAGGCGACGCGCGGACGCGCCGGGAATTCGCGGCTGCCGTTCCCGGCCATATCGACGCCGTCATGGCCGCGCTTGCGGGCATCCAGGCGGAACTCGACGCGCGCAAGGTGGCCGTATCGGACCTAGCGCGCGAAGCGGTGCAATTGTCCGGCACGGAGACCTGCGCCGCGGGCCTGGAAATCATGCTGGAAACGCCGCCGTGTCCGCGCGTATTCGGCGATGCGCCGCGTCTGCTGAATGTCTTTCTTGAGTTGATCCATAACGTGGTGAAATACTCCGGCGCACGCACCCTGCGGGTCGGCGTCTCCCCCACGCCCGACCGGCTGTGGGTGCAAACCTCCTTTGAAGATAACGGACACGGCATGTCATCTGGCCTGCTGGAAACCTGTGTTGCTCGCGGCGTCTCGACGGGCGGCAGCGGCGAGGGGTTGCCCATGGTTGTGGCGGTCGTCGAAGGTGGTCATCTGGGCCGCTTCAGTATCGATTCCGAAGAAGGGTCGGGCTGCCGGGCAACGGTCCGCCTGCCGGTCAAGCTACAGATTGGCGCCCTGCAATCAGGGACATGA
- a CDS encoding CerR family C-terminal domain-containing protein, with amino-acid sequence MNSPSRGETKKERVLKAACKVFAEKGYRDATHAEICRRAGANVAAVNYYFTSKESLYKAVFQHLTQESERLYPLDGGLPVTEPPEQRLHAFIHAHLSRMFDPEHLGDLHRIRMAELFDPTGLLKEMLARQLARDREHIQRILREMLGPDAPPRAVDWCEMSIVAQCFIAGRGPADRGPRAMFGLHPADVRLLARHILEFSLGGIRAVRRPAADGGHVHGTGAEPNHE; translated from the coding sequence ATGAACAGTCCAAGTCGTGGAGAGACGAAGAAGGAGCGGGTTCTGAAGGCTGCGTGCAAGGTGTTTGCGGAAAAAGGATACCGGGACGCTACCCATGCCGAAATCTGCCGCCGCGCGGGCGCCAACGTCGCGGCGGTCAACTACTACTTCACGTCGAAGGAAAGCCTGTACAAGGCCGTTTTCCAGCACCTGACCCAGGAATCGGAACGCTTGTACCCTCTGGACGGCGGACTGCCCGTAACAGAGCCGCCGGAACAGCGTCTTCACGCGTTCATTCATGCCCATCTCAGCCGCATGTTTGATCCGGAACACCTGGGAGACCTGCACCGGATCCGGATGGCGGAGCTTTTCGACCCGACGGGTCTGCTCAAGGAAATGCTGGCGCGGCAGCTGGCGCGAGACCGCGAGCATATCCAGCGGATTCTCAGGGAAATGCTGGGGCCGGACGCGCCTCCGCGGGCTGTCGACTGGTGCGAGATGAGCATCGTGGCACAGTGCTTCATCGCAGGCCGTGGGCCCGCCGACCGGGGGCCGCGGGCGATGTTCGGCCTTCATCCGGCGGATGTGAGGCTTCTCGCGAGGCACATACTCGAGTTTTCGTTGGGCGGGATTCGGGCGGTTCGCCGGCCCGCGGCGGACGGTGGCCATGTGCATGGAACAGGAGCGGAGCCGAATCATGAGTGA